The genomic DNA CACGCCGTTTCCTAGTGAACCGAATAGCCAACGTTAAGGCGGAGGAGGAGCCGGTCGCTGCACCCAATCGCCGACGGTGGCGCCGCCCCTCATTGCCCTGCCGGGCATTTCTCCCCGTATAGTGACGGGGAGAAAGACGCCGTCATCGATGATTTCGCCAATCGCCAGCATTGCTGGAAAGGCGCCGAGGCGGCGGCCAGCTCCCTTCTCCCCGTCACTATACGGGGAGAAGGTGCCGGCAGGCGGATGAGGGGCGGCGCAGACCTTCGATTGCTGTCCGGTTCAAGCCGCGAAGCGCAGGCCGCCGTCGCAGGTCAGCACCTGGCCGGTCATGAAGCCGTTGGACACCAGGAAGGCGATCGCGGCGGCGACGTCATCGGCGCGGCCGATGCGGCCGACCGGCGTCTTGCCGGCATATTCGGCAAACACCGCCTGCCGCTGCTCGTCCGGCAAAAAGTCCCACCAGGGCGTGTCGATGACGCCGGGCGCCACCACGTTGACACGCAGCGGCTTCAACTCGACCGCGAGGATCGGCGCCACGGTCAAGAGCATGCCGTTGATGGCGCCGATGCCGGCGATGCCGGGCGCCGCGAGCTGCGCCGAGACCGCCGAAATGAACGTGACCGATCCGCTTTTGTTCAGCGTCGGGAGAGCAGCCTGCAGGCAGGCCAATTGCGGCTTGACCTTCTCGTCGACGCCGCTGCCGATGTCGGCGAGGTCAAGCGTCGCGAACGGCCCAAGCCCCTTGCCGCCGCTTGCGGCCAGAACGAGATGATCGAACGGCCCAAGATCATCGAAGAACTGCCGGACCTCATCCTGCCTGGTCGCATCGAAAGCGGCCTTGCCGACGGTACCGCCAAGGCTCATCAAGGCGCTTCTCAGCTTCTCCTCGTTGCGGCCGGTGATCGTCACTTTCATCGTGGGGCTGACCAGCCTTTTGGCCGTGGCAAGGCCGATGCCGGACGAGCCGCCGATGATCACGCAGTGTTCGATGTTCTCGCTCATGAATGCTGTTCCCTGGATATCGAGGATGGTTGCCCTGTCAGTTCGAGGCTGAGCGCCCGCAGCCGGCGGCGCGCCTTTTGGTCATAGGCCTGGGCATCCGCGCGCGATTCCCGCTGGCCGTCGAAATAAAGGCCGCTGCGCCCTTCAAGCGCCGGTGACGTCGCGAGGTTGAGGATGGCGTCGGCGCCGGTTTCGACCGAGTTCCACGGGGTGACGCCGGCTTGCCGGACCATTGTGGTATCCATGTAACTTGCCGGATGGAGTGCGTTGACGGTGACGCCGGCGCCCTTCAACTGTTCAGCCAGGTCGATGGTGAACAGGATCTGCGCCAGCTTGCTCTGGCAGTAGGCGCGCACGCCGCTGTAGCCGTGGGTCAGCATGACATCGTCGAAGTCGATCGCCTGCTGGCCGGCCGAGGCGACATTGACGATGCGCGCCGGCGCGCTTGCCTCGAGCAGGGGCAGCAGCTCCGACGTCAGCAGGAAGCCGGCGAGATAGTTGACCGCGAAGCGCAGCTCATAGCCGTCGGCGCTCACCTGCCGTTTCGCAGCCTGGCCGCCGGTGCCGACGCCGGCATTGTTGATCAATATGTCGAGCCGGCCGGTCGTTGCGCGCACGGTTTCGGCGAGGCGGCGCACCTCGGCAAGCGAGGAAAGGTCGGCGACGAGAAATTCGGCCTTGCCGCCCTTGGCTTCGATGGCGGCGACTGCCGCCTTGCCGCGGGCTTCGTCGCGGCCATGCACCAGCACGCGGGCGCCGGCGGCGCCGAGCCTTTCGGCGACGACTCGGCCGACACCATCGGTCGAGCCGGTGACGAGAACTGTCTTGTTCTTGAGTTCCATGTCCAGAGCCTCCTTACGTTGCTCTGAATGCAAAATGGGGCGCGGCGCGCGCCTCAAACAGTTCAAACTTTATCCTGGTATCGATACTGCTATAATAAACCTTATGGATGCCGTGACCCATTCTCCCGAGGACAGCCGCCGCCGCGAGCTTGGCGCTTTCCTGCGCTCGCGCCGCGAAAGGCTGTCGCCTGCCGACATCGGTATCGCGACCGGCGCCAGGCGGCGCACGCCTGGGCTGAGGCGCGAGGAAGTGGCGATGATCGCCGGCGTCGGTACCACCTGGTACACCTGGCTGGAGCAGGGCAGGGACGTGCGGCCTTCGGTCGAGGTGCTGACGGCGCTCTGCGAGGCGTTGCGTCTCGACGCCGTCGAGAAACGGCATCTGTTCATCCTCGCCGGCCGCCAGCAGCCTGAGCGGCGCGTGGCGGCGCCCGAAAAGGTCGACGGTCCGCTGCTGCACATGCTGCAAAGCCTTGTCCTGCAGCCGGCCTATGTTGTTGGCCGGCGCTGGGACGTGCTGGCCTGGAACGATGCGGCGGCGGCCGTGTTCGGCGACTATGGCCTGCTGGAGGGCGATGCCCGCAACATCGTCCATCTGGTGTTCACCAGCCCGCACCATCGCCGGCTGCTGGTCGATTGGGAAGAACTCGCCCGCGTGGTGCTCGCTTCGTTTCGCGCCGAGAGCGCCAAATATGTCGGCGATCCGGATTTCGAGCGGCTGATCGCGCTCATGATGCGCTCGAGCCCGGAGTTCCACGACTGGTGGCCAAGGCGAGACGTGGCGCGACGGCTGACCGGCGTGAAGCATGTCCGCCATCCGACCGCCGGCGCCATGGCGTTCGAGCATATGAGCCTGTCGATCGACGACGGCTCGGACATGCGGCTGATCGTCTACACGCCGCTTGCTGAGCAGAATTCGATCGCCAAGCTCAAGAAGCTGCTCGAAGCGCAGCCGGTCGAGCGGCGCAGCGCGTGAGGTCCCTCAGCTTCGTCATCCACGGGCGGAGCAAGGAGCGTAGCGACGCAGCGAGACCCGAGGATCCATTCCGTGCCCTCGGGGCGCCGCTACCGTCCCGAATTCTGCACCGCTGCACCCCTCGGCAAAGGTAATGGAATGGATCCTCGGGTCTCCGCGTCCGCTTCGCTTCCGCTCCGCCCGTGGATGACGAAGCTGAGGGGGCTGCGGCCAATCTCCAGCGGCAGCAACAACCGAACGACGAGTCGCTACCCCTTCGGTTTTAGCCCATCAAGGAATAGCTGCTCCAGAAATCTGGCGGCATCCTCGAAGCGGCCATCGCCGCCGCGGTCGGGGCCGAGCACGGCACGAACCTGCACGTCGAAATCGGCGTAGTGCTGCGTCGTCGCCCAGATCGCGAAGATCAGGTGCCAGGGGTCGGTACGGGCGATCTTGCCGGCCCGCATCCAGCCCTTGATGACGGCGGCCTTCTCGTCGACCAGCGTCTTCAGTTCGCCCTCCAGCATCGGCATGATGCGCGGCGCGCCCTGCAGGATCTCGTTGGCGAAGAGCCGGCTTTCGCGCGGGAAGTCGCGCGCCATTTCGAGCTTGCGGCGGATGTAGCTCCTGAGCTCGGTCATCGGATCGCCGATGTCGTCGAGTTCCCTAAGCGGCGCCAGCCAGGTGTCCAGGAGCCGCTGCATCAGCGTCTCGTGAATGTCTTCCTTGCGGCGGAAGTAATAGAGAAGGTTCGGCTTCGACATGCCGGCGGCTTCCGCGATCTGGTCGATGGTCGAGCCGCGAAAACCGTTGGCGGAGAAGACTTCGAGCGCGGCTTCCAGGATGAGTTCGCGCTTTTCCTGCTGGATGCGGGTGCGGCGGGGAGCTGAGCCTTCCATCGTGTCCGTCATCCTTGCCGGCTGCCGTTGCGAGGGCTTTCTGGACCAATTCTCTGGACCAGTTTTTCTCTGAGCTGTGGAGCGCGCTTTCGATGCCGCATTTCCGTTAGTAATCCCTTGACCGCCGACAGGGCGGTGCTAACGTTTGTCCAATCGGTCAAAATTTGCGTAGCATGAAAACCACGCGAAGACCAAGTGCTGGGAAGACCAAGCGTTAGCGCACCGAAACAGGTTACAAGGGGAAGTCTTGGTCATGTCCAACCGGCTGAAAGTCACGCCGAACGATCTCAGCGCATTCTGGATGCCGTTCACGGCAAACCGGCAGTTCAAG from Mesorhizobium sp. M1E.F.Ca.ET.045.02.1.1 includes the following:
- a CDS encoding TetR family transcriptional regulator C-terminal domain-containing protein — encoded protein: MEGSAPRRTRIQQEKRELILEAALEVFSANGFRGSTIDQIAEAAGMSKPNLLYYFRRKEDIHETLMQRLLDTWLAPLRELDDIGDPMTELRSYIRRKLEMARDFPRESRLFANEILQGAPRIMPMLEGELKTLVDEKAAVIKGWMRAGKIARTDPWHLIFAIWATTQHYADFDVQVRAVLGPDRGGDGRFEDAARFLEQLFLDGLKPKG
- a CDS encoding SDR family oxidoreductase, with amino-acid sequence MSENIEHCVIIGGSSGIGLATAKRLVSPTMKVTITGRNEEKLRSALMSLGGTVGKAAFDATRQDEVRQFFDDLGPFDHLVLAASGGKGLGPFATLDLADIGSGVDEKVKPQLACLQAALPTLNKSGSVTFISAVSAQLAAPGIAGIGAINGMLLTVAPILAVELKPLRVNVVAPGVIDTPWWDFLPDEQRQAVFAEYAGKTPVGRIGRADDVAAAIAFLVSNGFMTGQVLTCDGGLRFAA
- a CDS encoding helix-turn-helix transcriptional regulator, with the translated sequence MDAVTHSPEDSRRRELGAFLRSRRERLSPADIGIATGARRRTPGLRREEVAMIAGVGTTWYTWLEQGRDVRPSVEVLTALCEALRLDAVEKRHLFILAGRQQPERRVAAPEKVDGPLLHMLQSLVLQPAYVVGRRWDVLAWNDAAAAVFGDYGLLEGDARNIVHLVFTSPHHRRLLVDWEELARVVLASFRAESAKYVGDPDFERLIALMMRSSPEFHDWWPRRDVARRLTGVKHVRHPTAGAMAFEHMSLSIDDGSDMRLIVYTPLAEQNSIAKLKKLLEAQPVERRSA
- a CDS encoding SDR family oxidoreductase: MELKNKTVLVTGSTDGVGRVVAERLGAAGARVLVHGRDEARGKAAVAAIEAKGGKAEFLVADLSSLAEVRRLAETVRATTGRLDILINNAGVGTGGQAAKRQVSADGYELRFAVNYLAGFLLTSELLPLLEASAPARIVNVASAGQQAIDFDDVMLTHGYSGVRAYCQSKLAQILFTIDLAEQLKGAGVTVNALHPASYMDTTMVRQAGVTPWNSVETGADAILNLATSPALEGRSGLYFDGQRESRADAQAYDQKARRRLRALSLELTGQPSSISREQHS